The sequence GACCGGCGCCTGGACGTCACCGCGAAACGGTTGAAGGAGGGGGGCGTCCAGCTGCAAGCGTTCGCCATCTACGTCCCTGAAGCGTGGAAGGGGAGGCCGTTCGACGCGGTGTTGGCGAGCGTCGACGCGTTCGAACAGCGCATCGCGTCCAGGCCCGACATCCTGCCGATTCGTTCGAAGCAGGACATCGAGACGCTGATGCGACCGGGGGAGACGAGAATCGGCGCGATGCTGACGATGGAAGGCGCCGATGCGCTGGAGGGGAATCTGGCGTACCTTCGCATCGCGTACGCGCTCGGCGTGCGGACGCTCGGCGTGACATGGAATGTCGCGAACTGGGCCGCGGACGGCGTCCGAGAGCCGAGAGGCGGCGGGCTGACGGCGGCGGGCCGACGACTGGTCGCCGAATGCGATCGGCTGGGCATGACGCTCGACGTCTCTCACTTGTCGGTGAAGGGGTTCTGGGACGTTCTCGAGACGTCGCGGCACGCGCCGATCGCTTC is a genomic window of Paenibacillus antri containing:
- a CDS encoding dipeptidase codes for the protein MKRWDLHCDALSKMILASDIRFEDDRRLDVTAKRLKEGGVQLQAFAIYVPEAWKGRPFDAVLASVDAFEQRIASRPDILPIRSKQDIETLMRPGETRIGAMLTMEGADALEGNLAYLRIAYALGVRTLGVTWNVANWAADGVREPRGGGLTAAGRRLVAECDRLGMTLDVSHLSVKGFWDVLETSRHAPIASHSNAKSLCDHPRNLSNDQIRALIAANGRIGITFVPYFLRSDGREAGIDDVLRHLDYVCGLGGADHVGFGSDFDGIETWVKGLEHPGGYETLAERLEKNYTSEQVEGFLRRNWLSYYQGRFM